From the genome of Papaver somniferum cultivar HN1 chromosome 2, ASM357369v1, whole genome shotgun sequence, one region includes:
- the LOC113349796 gene encoding uncharacterized protein LOC113349796: MEGSESSAKDDGGGLKGKSCKGCLYYSSILKSKSRNPLCLGITGALQQVPESTVGGSDTDASKDARNLTEFKYACVGYSVHSHSKDHSAGSKDKRAELPFCVGVELLLDKKPAAAEQVSGHVHNKEDDHGLPQPRAYKPVKPPHSTAEELLGRFARNAGLVASGVAKNLHKAMDYVKDSFDDMLYPYRRPPK; encoded by the exons ATGGAAGGTTCAGAAAGTTCAGCTAAAGATGACGGAGGAGGATTGAAAGGAAAATCATGCAAAGGTTGTCTATATTACTCTTCCATTCTCAAATCCAAATCTCGAAACCCTTTATGTCTTGGCATCACTGGAGCTCTTCAACAAG TACCTGAGTCAACAGTTGGAGGTTCTGATACAGACGCTTCTAAAGATGCTCGAAATCTTACAGAATTCAAGTATGCTTGTGTTGGTTATTCAGTGCATTCACACAGCAAGGATCACTCAGCTGGCTCGAAAGATAAACGAGCAGAATTGCCTTTCTGTGTTGGTGTTGAG CTTTTGCTGGATAAAAAACCTGCAGCTGCTGAGCAAGTTTCTGGCCATGTTCACAACAAAGAAG ATGATCATGGTCTTCCTCAGCCACGGGCATACAAGCCAGTGAAACCACCACATTCAACAGCTGAAGAATTATTAGGCAG gtttgctcgaaatgcaggTCTGGTTGCTTCAGGAGTGGCAAAGAACTTGCATAAAGCGATGGACTACGTCAAGGACAGTTTCGATGACATGCTATATCCGTACCGAAGGCCTCCCAAGTAA
- the LOC113352421 gene encoding cytochrome P450 71A14-like: MKLQNCNSLLLRKVKTWISYDSGADQRCIFSEMTFLPQAMYDNNGHLSHKQYVLTLLDKTNMLNAKTVLTSIIVANAHDTSPPPAFADHRLYRITAGRKKKSVSRSSNEAEYRAVAEAISEIVWVQSLLQHVEIAFHFVGGLVTAALQVRQILTKDQTADTLTNALTASRFLDLCLKLNVIVPVNKSISLDVMFGGIEIVACAIEWTMAELMKCPQDLSKVQQELESLVLTYVKFAVRETLRLHPPIPLLFHETSEYAEIDGYKIMMGSRVMINKSFGCRLIFRRPPSAVISQKSSGKADLDEENEIIGEDVLGFEVGAVEDEAGEDGKIHYD; this comes from the exons ATGAAGCTGCAGAACTGCAATTCACTTCTCTTGCGGAAGGTGAAGACATGGATTTCTTATGATTCCGGTGCTGATCAGAGATGCATATTTTCCGAG atgacattcTTGCCACAG GCTATGTATGACAATAATGGTCACTTAAGTCATAAACAATATGTTCTGACTCTTCTTGACAAGACTAATATGCTTAATGCTAAAACAGTGTTGACATCCATTATTGTTGCTAATGCTCATGATACATCTCCACCACCTGCTTTTGCTGATCATCGGCTCTACAGAATTACAGCTG gaaggaaaaaaaaatcagtctCCAGGTCTAGCAATGAAGCTGAATACAGGGCAGTGGCAGAGgctatttctgaaattgtttgggTTCAATCTCTGCTACAG CATGTTGAAATTGCATTTCATTTTGTCGGAGGGTTGGTGACTGCCGCACTTCAAGTAAGACAAATATTAACTAAGGATCAAACTGCTGATACGTTAACCAACGCATTAACTGCTTCTAGATTTTTAGATCTATGTCTCAAGCTTAATGTCATTGTTCCAGTGAACAAGTCAATAAGTCTT GATGTCATGTTTGGTGGTATAGAAATAGTTGCATGTGCAATTGAGTGGACCATGGCTGAGCTAATGAAATGCCCACAAGATCTATCAAAAGTCCAACAGGAACTAGAATCGTTGGTATTGACATATGTAAAATTTGCTGTTAGAGAGACACTTCGACTACACCCACCAATACCGTTACTCTTCCATGAAACATCCGAATATGCAGAGATTGATGGGTACAAGATCATGATGGGTTCTCGAGTTATGATAAAT aagtCCTTCGGGTGCAGATTAATCTTCAG AAGACCTCCAAGTGCAGTAATTTCTCAAAAATCTTCAG GAAAAGCAGATTTGGATGAGGAAAATGAGATTATTGGAGAagatgtattaggatttgaaGTTGGTGCAGTGGAGGATGAGGCAGGGGAGGATGGCaaa ATTCATTATGATTAG